AAAATTATCATGTCAAGGTTCCTTTCTTTTGATTGCTGTTGACTAAACTATCAACTAAAATTGCTATCATcttgaattgattttttatgatgaatcttcattttttagaaattgaCCATGTGGTGGTTGTGGTAAGTAAAGTTTCTTCATGTGACAGGTAGCCGGAGGACTAGCTGGTGAGACACCTCACATGGTCAGTGCTGCAGTCAAAGGCTTAGCTCGCTTGGCTTACGAGTTTCCAAATCTTGTTTCAACTGCGTGCAATTTACTTCCATCCACGTTTCTCCTCCTccagagaaagaataaagaaattatcAAGGTTTCTCCCTGTCCTTCGATATGTCTAGTTTATTATCATTTTAGGTTGTTTCACTGAACTACTTAATTAGGTcattgatctctctctctctctctctctctctctctctctgatcttaTCTTAAGGTATTCTGTACTGTTTTTCAATGCAGGCTAATTTAGGTTTGTTAAAGGTGTTGGTGGCAAAATCACAGCCTGAAGGGTTGCAAATGCATTTGACGAGCATGGTGGAAGGCTTGCTGAAGTGGCAAGATAACACCAAAAACCACTTTAAAGCCAAGGTTGGCTAATCAGAATTTTTTGTAACTCTTTCAATTGCTATGGCAAATGGTCACGATTTCATTCACTGATCGTCCTGAATTCTCTTTGATCATTTTTTAATCCTTTTCAGGTTAAGCATCTCCTGGAAATTCTTGTCAAGAAGTGCGGTCTGGAGGCAGTTAAGGCTGTGATGCCCGAGGAACACATGAAACTCCTTACTAATATACGAAAGGTCTGTTGAAAAATCCTCATATGCTAGAAATAAAACTTGAGTGGGTGTCATTTTTGACGTACTTGATTCTTGTCAAATACAGCTCAAGGAACGGAAAGAGAAGAAGCTAAGAGCTAAATCAGAAGCAAGATCTCAACTGTCAAAAGCAACCACATCCAGGTTTAATAATCTCTtgcaatataatattaataatgtaTATACATAAACTACATCTACCCAGATGTTCATACATATTTTTGTGTTTCTGCCATCAATAAATACATGAATCTAATGCTCTGATGTGTTTAAAACATTCCATTTTCTAGTTCTATGTATGAGGCATAATGATACTATGCTGGTGTTTTTACAAATGCCATGTGTTCTGTACCAGAGGTTATGTGGACAATATGTATTTAGCAGTGGGATTTTTGGCTCCATGGTACTCATATGGTATCCAAGTTCTACCAATTAATCTTGATCATTTCTGAACTATAGGTGCTATTAATGTAGTTAATGCCCATTTTCATTGTGTGAGTCCGTATGCAAATTCAAATGCCCGCAAAGAAATGAATCCATCTTTTTTAGTCATTATAATTGGTGATTTttgtacttatttatttttatcttttcaggCTAAGCAAATGGAATgatacaaaaatattttctgattttggCGATGATGAAAGCGAGGGAAGTGATGCTGAGTACATGGATGCCAGGACAATGTCTGGTCGACGGAGCAAGGGTTCCTCACAGCTAAAGTCCAAAGCATCCTTATTGCGGTTGGTTTGTTGAACATTTGGGTCTGCTTATTTCATGTTCATGACTAGTTGGAGTATATTAGATTAGCCATTACGGGATATACATCActtataagaaaaaaaccatttatAATCTTGGACACTAGAAATTTGTGTAATCGACGCATCCCAGACTTGCAGTTTAGTTTGTTTAGTCATTTTAGGCCGTCAAAGTAGagttttgttgataaattattCTCTAGAGATCTGATAGTTGACACAGTCCAGTCCACTCATGAGCAGTATggcctcctctctctctctctctctctctctctctacggtTACCATCAAATTGTACTTGCGTGACAAGACAATTTCCTTTACCAATATTTGTAGCTGCTTCATTGAACATCATTGATCCATTTTTATGAACTTGTGATTCACAAGTCAACTGATACAATTTTCCTCTACTTCTCCAGCTCCAAGAGTAGAGCAGCTAAGAACTTGCCCGAGCACTTGTTCGACCAATTAGAAGATGAGCCACTTGACTTGCTTGATAGGCAAAAAACAATATTATCTCTTCGATCTAAGCATCTAAAGCGGAAAGTAGATTTGGATGAGCCAGAACTGGACTCTGAAGGGCGTTTGATTATTCGTGATGGAGAAGAACCAAAGAAGGAAATACCATCTGACCCTGATTTGGATGCAAAGAGTGAAGCAGGTAGTCACTTGTCAGTGAACTCGAGGAGAAACCAGAAGCGCAGGAAAACATCAGACTCTGGCGGTTGGGCTTACACAGGTAGCGAGTACTCTAGCAAGAAGGCAGGGGGGGATGTGAAAAGGAAGGATAAGCTTGAACCATATGCATATTGGCCACTTGATCGCAAAATGATGAGCCGTAGACCTGAGCATCGGGCTGCTGCAAGGAAAGGGATGGCAAGCGTGGTAAAGATGACAAAAAAGCTTGAAGGGAAGAGTGCCTCAATTGCACTCTCCAGTAAAGGCTTGAAGTTTAAAAGGAGTCAAAAGAAGAAGGGCAGCAAGAAATGAAGCAGGTGAAAAAGAACCATCTACATTGTTTAAATACATCACCTTGAAGATTTGCACTCTAAAttatgtgttttcttttttcttggttaTTTAATTTGGGGGATCAGATTTTTGTATGTTGTAAATTAGATAGGAATCAAGCAATCTTTCGGCGGTGCATGTCAAAGGGAAACGCTCATAATTGAAACGAGCAGTTTTGCTTGCAATTAATTTTGCAGTTTACCAAAGATTTCCTTCATGATCTGTATGGTATAATATCATCTCAAGTTCACAAATTAAAGTTTCTGGCATCATTTCATGCTACTTCAAGTGCAAAACCAGGtccaattaaaatttttagGTTGGGCATGatgtaataaaacaaaattttggtaAATGATTTGACATTATATACACCATAAAATTGTAAATCTAATTTGAGCAATAAAATAAATCCTGAATATTGGGTGCTATCATTTTGGATCCCCATAGGGGAAATAAAAGCTACAAGTCGTTTATGAGATAAGTTTAGATGCATCTTGATTATTTGGTAAAAATGAAGACTAAACCTCGTTTATTTGCAGGAAAGTTACATATAGTGCCGTTATAAGTAGGGttaataatttttgacacgacttaTAAACTCGATATAAAATCAACGTAAAATTAAAAGGTTGGATGAAatttgatccgtttaattaaatggaacaggttatgattgacctatatagttttatacccaTGCTTCGATACATCTCGAATTCGACATAAACCgaatacaaaattaaaggacTAAGGTTAAAGGGTTTTGACTAGTTTGATGAAATGTATTAGGTTAAAATTGACGTATAAACTTTTATACGTATGCATCAATACAATCCAAACCCAAtatgcacgaaattaccatccAAGTCATATGTAATGCAAACATGACCCTAATATTTTTGCATAAGAGCCGGTCAAGAGGGTTGAAGGTCACTTGAAGGCCCTTTTAAGAGGTCAATTTCTCTTTTGAGTGCAAGGATTAAAAAGAATCAAGTTCAGATATTTACCTTTTGCCATTAAGCagtaagaaataaaattacGAGACTATCATGGGAGGGATGTTTCTTTATTTGCTTGGAAGAACAACAGACGAGGTCATGCAGCCACACTACCAAGCACATAGAAGTAGAACATCGCAGAATAACCTATGAAACTGCCATCTTAAAATTCATTACAAATGATTATCATAACAATTAGACCAACCATTTACTTGTACattaaaagagaagaaaagaaaagaaagaaacttgAGACAAAAGGCCAGTATTGCAATGTACACTGGTTCAATTGTGGATATCAAGTAGATCGAGCCCTACTTTGCCAAGTCTGATAAaagtaaaatcttttaacaATGGAAGCAAGAGTACTACATGATAACCCGTCGTATCTCAGTCCATAGGGCTATCCGTATCGTCTTGTGATCAGCTGTCCAACCAATTCAATTGCGCGAGGCCTGGCTACCAACCAGTTCTTCCAAACACAATTTGATGGCAAGGAAAAATTCTTCATCTCGATCGCCATGTCTACTTTTGGAGGAGAGAGGCCAATTTGTGCTCAATGCCTTCTTTGGCTTGCCTATCAAATGAATCTTGACCAATATATAAATCTAGAATTGATCGACACAGGAGTTTACTCTGGATACtcccaacctcctttccatcaACTACagaaataagaagaaataaCATTAAGCACTATAACAGAGAAGCGCCAAGCACACCAAAAGCATCTTACATTAATTTGAGTAGATGTAACTTTTTAAGAACTAAATTTTCCTCAAAAGAAACTGAAAATCTACCTACTGCTTATCCTCCAACAAATAGCGGGTGTTTTGTATAGCTTCAATACATAAAAAGTTTTATCTTTGTTTCAAATCGATTGTGGTCCAAATGTAAATTTACAGCATCCACACTGTTGACTAGAGAAGGTAAAGGTCTTCATCCACACATTGgataatcattaattaattccACTCCCATCCTCTAGAGTGTAGTCCAACATGAAACCAAAAAGACATTTATAAGCTCTGTTTGAATCATATGGAGAAAATACTATCATTACAAGGTTTCAATACATAAACTTATTGCACTCTTCTACTATTATACTGATCTCGGAACTTGAAGTATTCCAAAGGCTCCCAAGAGAAAACAGACAAAAATAATGGTATAATAGGCACCCCGGTTTCTTTATTAACATAATATGCATTAATTCATGTCGTAATAATTCCATGACTAAGGTGTTTTCAAGTCAGTGTCTGCAAATTCTTAGCAGTTACAGAGGCCATAGCTGAAGGAAAATTAAGTGCACACTAACAAGCGCACAAGTTAATCAACAGTCCATACAGCATTGACAGAAAAGCAATGAAACACGGTCTTATGATGCAATTTGTAACTACAGAAAAAGAAACATACTAGGAGAAAAAGACATCTTACTTCTTGTGCAAAGTACATGGCCGTGTTCCCTTGACAGATCTATCACAGACCCCCGTGGTATTTTATATTCATCTTTGAACTGGGAAGTGAACCTGCAATGAATTGGCTGTTACACTGATAGAAATACTATAAGATCTGAGATTTTCAGGACGAAATggaataaaggaaaaaaagaaaagaaacaactGGCCCCTATTTTTGCAGCAAATTTTGAATAACACTTCTGATGATATAATTACAACACCAGACCTTCTGCAACTAAGAAAACAGAGcatgaaagaagaaaattatagtaaacatgggggggagagagagagatgtaatATCCTTGCATAAAATGACCTCTGTGTTATGCAAGTTCCTAGAAATTTCAGGTCATATAAGTCCCTCAATATAACGATCAGGCCGTTATTTACCATTAGTATGGAATAGATACTATTAAATCATAGGCACTATTCACCTTTGAAGCAATTCTTTATTATCTGACCCCCCAAACTTTTGGAGTCTGCTCCCTACTGACTCTTCAAAAGCACTACGTACAGAACGGATGCTCAATCTGCCATACACTATTTGAAGTCTAACAGTCAcacatatatcattttcaatGAGATCATCATTGAATTTCTTGTTTTCCTTGAACTCAGAGTCGGATAGTTTTCCATATTTCTCACTCAGAAATTCTTTTACACCATTATCATCGGCATAAACCCCTGCACAAAGACATAATGGAGAATAGCATAGCTTTAGTATAATGCCTGTGTTCTATGCTGACAAAATATATGTACACATGAAATGTGCGATATTAGTCCTAGTAGTATGAGTGAAATGGATATTACATCTGTGGAGAATATGTAAACCCGAGATTAATTCCCTTAGAAAAGCTAGGTGGGCTACAGTTGTGTTGATAACTTTTCCTTCAGAGAAGCTTTTTATTGCAAGTAAATAATTGAAGTGGTTCTTTCCTATTTATTGCCATTGCAagttaaaaaattgttatatagAAACTTAACTCTGATCAAGGtaacttgattatttttcttttcccgtTGTTTTGAGTTACATTTACAAGTAAAACCCACTCAACAAAGTCCAATACAATCTCAGAAGTTTTAGCAGATCGTGACTGAATGTTTCCACTGATTTCATATCACTCTTATCCATTCAATGCTAGTCAACTCTCATTGAATAGAGGGCGACACGCCGACACTCAACTGACTGAACCAACATAGAGTTATCAAAATACTAGCTTCCATATATGAGTGTTTTTATGATCTAAGTTAACAGTGACTGTTTTTcccaaattaaaaaatcaagaCGCAACAGTGAAGAGCCAATGACATATTGGAACTTGAACAAGAAATGTGGTACCAAATGCATAGACATCGATGTTCTTCAACCCCAACACGCTCTTTTTCCTCAACCCAATTCCGAGGAGCCCCAGAGAGTCGCCGAGGACCGAAGGAAACTCGACCCCGGTCTTGGACTCGACCACCATTGAGGACGAGTTGTCGGCCAGAGAGAGTGAGCCCCAGAGTGGCGAGAACGCGCGGTTCAGCGCCTTTTGGAGAAATGGGTGCTTTGGATCCAGGGAGACAGCGGCTATGGCGGCGGCAGAGGCTGCGGCGGATGCGGCGACGAACGCGGCGGAGGAGACGCGGCGGGATGTGGATGTGGGGTTGGGGAGCTTTGGGGGCTGAGAAAACGAGAATGGGAAGCGCAGGGAGACcatggtggtagtttggggattTTCATGAAAAATCGAGGTAGGATTGGAGTATATATAGTTATGGAGGGTGGCACGTGGTGTGCACGTGATGTGATGGGGTGGTACTTTTGGGCCTTaaatttggatttgattttggGGATTTGCTGGGTTGGGTTTAgcctttctctttttggtttgttgGGCCATTTTTAGCCTAATGGAACTAACTGAATGTGGATTTAAGTAGGAAAGAAACAAGGTTAcatttttgagttttgaattctctcaacttgcatatgaatttttttaattttaattttaattttttaattttttaatttttttaatttttttctttgttaatggTAGTTGATAGTTTCCAAAGTATCTATATGGTAATTGGCCactaagaaaaatgttaatagtcatgatatatatataacagtttCAATTAGCTGCACATAGTTTCTAAGTATCGTAATGTATTaacatttttatacataaaGGTGCTATTAATTGAGAGATATCAAAAATAGAAGGTCTGAActacaaatttcaaaaaaaaaaataaaaattgttctGCATCTAATCAATGCCCATTTTCTCAATCAAACTTacttttttgtataattttctttcttattttgataagaaCAACactgacacttttttttttttttttttgatgtattAGATTAATAGTTGTCAGAATATGCTAATAATTTGATTAGAATATGTATCATTGGCTGATAGATATGCTTTTTGTGATACACATATTGCatgtgttataatttttattttgaattgtgtttagcatatttttatatattataataaaaaatatagtacatatagagaaccaaaaaaataaaataaaaaaaatcttgtcactacatttaattttattattttagttctACTCTTACCAAGACAAATTCCAGACTCCGCCACTCCAAACAAGGTTCTTTAAACTTGTATAAACCCTAGCTATGTTGCATCGTTAAATTTTTCTAGcggttattattatttgaacTCTTACCATTATCAAATTATCATTACTGTCACTTTGAACTAAATACGACGCCGTCTTAACAACAACCCAATAAAAGATAAACTTGGGGTTATTGGCAATTGGTGTCGTTTATATTCATGTTAGGGCCATGCATGCCTGACTCTTAACATGATCATCATTTAACAAACATCAACTAATTAAATCCTTTCCTTTCCTCCCTTCAAGATAGTAAATTTCAAAGTAGAGTTGGTTTTAATCACTAGGTTGGAACTTGACTTGGCATTTGACAAGCAGCTTCAATTAATTTGATCCAAGTAAAATCAAGACATCACCAGGATCTGAAGCATATATGTCAATGTTTAATAATGTTCATACGACAATTAATGTTGAATAATTAATGTAACATACATGTATGTCATCATCCAATGAATTTTCTAGTTTTATCTCGAAAGTATGCATGCGCGGAGTACAAAATTAGGaacaaatacaaaacaataTATTCCTGCCCATGCATGAAAAGAAGTTGGAGAATGAGGCCAAAGCGAATTTTAATCATTTCCATGCTATGTGATAAAGAAAGTCTAGAAAACAAAACGGTGCGTTGTTGGTTCCCGAGCGTAAAAGAACCTAGAACTTGCCTAAAGTTAAGAGTTTCTGCTGCTAACCAACCATAATAGAATAATTCATAGCGTGTAACAACTTAGGGCAGGTTTAGTTTGCAATAACTTAAAAGAccttgttagtttgtgattggctgcattctgtttgacaaaatcacttttatgtaatgttgccatttTATTAGAGAtgtcgtttatttcagagtcttcgtttcagaaatgtgcttcaagaaattcaaagaagattctgtgcagatttcaagtcagagaagtcggatcccaagcttccatCCAGACGGCCTAGTAATGCGTTCGGACTCCCATTAGTGTTCAGAagtttcgaactgttcaaggttgcatctgtccggacgtctcagcaacgcgtctggacgctcatcagtgtttgacaagaaatcgAATTACtttctcagacacagatatgggaagacagctgcattcGTCaagacgacatggcaacaccgtccggacgctatccttgataaagCAAGACGTGGATAAaaattgcaaccgtccagacgtcagggcaacatcgtccggatgccagtccttattatggaaatttcaTGCAGtaaaagtgcaaccgtctggacgctagggcaacactgttcgAACGAGTCCCTGATATGGTATTCCGtgaagcacgttatggaaagctggttgcacagttgtctgtctggatggcctcagcttgcgtttggacgccacctagagaaatcagagacagacttcatttaggtcttcttagcctataaatagaggcctctaggcatgtacaatttacaaaattcgatattgaattcttcataACTTAAatagtatattttagggagaaattgtaaagatctgctagctctcaagtcatTGCTATTGTGTGATGTTTCTTTGCTCATTATTgaattctatcttagggaggagccataAGGTAAGAGAATCCATAGAATACCCTTTAAAGtaggagatttggttgggaggcaATCACGTTGgattacgtgtcagagtgctagatgcGATCGCGGCATCAAGTATGCGAGTGTTATTGTCTAtgtattagctttgtcttctgatagtggatttcatAGGTTTGACTGtctcgaagtggtttttctcttaattgagtttccacttcattaacaaaataattgtgttctttGAATTCtatatttacattattttgttacacgttgcacacacacacggttaaattagaagtcatttaaattttcaattggtatcagagcttggtacactttggttagatttatttcttgagtgtaatccttTTGacttttactcatttttttactatgtctcaaaatcttaatactatttctacctttgatggtacgaactatggctattggaaagctcgcatgcgtttctttttaaaatctattaattGTTCGCAAATTGTtgaatctggttggactaagccagatGATACAACTCTCGAACTGATTCCTGCAAGAGATACACAATTtgctaatgataaagccctccatgctctttgtcaagctttTTCACTGtctgaatttgtaaaaatttgaaCTGTGGAATTGCTCAAGAAACATggaaaatcttagaaacaacatatgggggcacaaaacttgttaaatctgccaagttccaaatgttgatttcaagatttgaagagattaagatgcttgaagatgagacatgatgtgcaaatttcaatactcacaagcgcacgagtcatatgtagcatagtgcatgcgcaagtacgagatcgtatccacagggaagtgtgtgtaagcaaagaaaaatcaatttcgatttaaattaattatgttttaaccTAGAACCAAATATTGGAGAGTTTTTgtcaagtaaaaataaaaatgaataagaacaattgataaaaatactaaggtttcagaatccacctcgccaaatcaaaaACACAATCTTGTATTCCattcatacacccgataaataaaattgttcaaagagccaaaaaaatgtatgttaaataatttaatgaatccaactctatgacaaatcacaacgaatatccaattaaaataaaatcatccaatgtatccgctcaatgaacaaatcacaatggataccctattttaatcaaatcattcgatgtatccgTTTGGTTTAAACACATCAAATAcccaacttaaaataaattaaaattcaatcaaaagatgtaaatcaaataattgaattttggactttgaacaatataataataaaaaaaagaacgcgggtttgtaaaaacaaaataacaagaatgtgacttatcaatgacgaggtttcatcttcaaccttagttgaagatttaacCTCTCATAgctaaagacaaaaatataaaaaaaatagaaaacataaaagaaaagaataaaatgatgagagaaaaagaaaagaagaaacagaattatggaaaagaaagagagatcgaacaattaaataacaataaactaaaagtgctatgaattaaaattgataaggaagaagaaaaaggtattataaaattaaagcgatgaaaagaaaagaagaacttaaaagaaaacaaataaatttaaagcaataaactaatatgaaaaagaaaagaagacgaattaaaaattgaataacaaaaataagcgataaaagaaaagaaaaactaaagacaaaataacttttaaattcaaataaaaacgAATAaagtaacacttacaaaaagaaagaacaagatgaGAGCTAAAACAATGCTCTTGAAGAGAAAAAGTGATACTCTAAGTGGTACCtagcagggggtatttatagcagaagattaggttaaaccaatcttttacaaaatggcacctctacccctctaaaccctaataggagaaaagaacgctagggtttagggccatattttcaaaatggcacctctacccctcaaaaaccctaataagataaaagaatactagggtttggagtgtctgcagtcgCCAGGAACAAGAAAATTCACGCActtatattgcggggcattTATGATGTGGCAGACATTCGAAttgagaaaattatatttcacaatgatttgtataattttgaattatctttccaacgccactgatttcacttcaatccgatacttgagctgaaagttataatcaaaatactatgacttgtgcagaactttgaaatttaatccaatccgattttgacttccaaaatttgcatttttttcactttaaaactacgaTTTTCTCTCcaagatctgcaaaataccaaaatacaaaaactaaccaaaaatattagaaaataacaaaactaaaggcctaactaatgcaaattaaggggtccaaatatataatatttggcactcatcacattcggagagttttacacaaagatgagcgacctgagaaactcgatggtgagtctcgggaagattGTCTCGAATGTAAAGctcatctgaaaaattctaagatcttttcctgagcgtttcagaattaaggtgactaccattgaagaaagcaatgatctagaagagatgaagattgaagagttggttggatctcttcaaacatatgagctttccctacttccagtcaagaaggtaaagactattgccctcaaggcatcaaAGAAAAAGGCTAGAGTCTCATTTGAAGAAGActttgataatgaagaagatgatgtggCAATGTTGGCCAAATTTTTTgggagattaatgaagaatgacaaattcaagaagaaaatctctgaaagactgaagaaggtcCCCAAAGAATCTGAGCCTGATgaagttgagaagaaagacccaaaaGGCCCCAGATGTTTtaaatgctcaggctttgggcatatataGGTTGACTGTGTGAATCTCAAGTAGGGTAAAGGGAAAgcctacaatgcgactctcagtgatgagtcagaagaagaagaaactcctgctcaAGATCAATTTTCTAGTCTATGTGGCTTCACATGAAGACcaggaggattctcaatcctactactctgagcatagtgatgaagatgaggaagaactcaaagatgcttataaagtcctctatgtagagttcgtaAAATTGAGGGAGACTCGCAAACAGTACATCCATGAGTTGAACAGTTTATAGACTGAGAAAAGTTCTTTGTTGCTCAAGATATGTAACGCCCCCCCTTTTACAAAAAGGAGTaagagaaaatttcaaattttcacgtAACATTACAACATCATCAAAGTTAAGATTTGTTAGCAGAATATAAATATATCCAACAGTTTTggatttaaataacacatcagagcttctaattAAAATACCTCGAAATGGATTAAaaagtgtaattaaataattacataGAAAGTAGTACTTGTGCCGCATACAATACAGATAATCTACAACTAGCATATTTCTAGTACCATTATTACAAACcaatagaaatataaatattgtttatgaatatTAACGTAAAGAACCTTaacatagtagtccac
Above is a genomic segment from Alnus glutinosa chromosome 12, dhAlnGlut1.1, whole genome shotgun sequence containing:
- the LOC133851761 gene encoding fatty-acid-binding protein 1; translation: MVSLRFPFSFSQPPKLPNPTSTSRRVSSAAFVAASAAASAAAIAAVSLDPKHPFLQKALNRAFSPLWGSLSLADNSSSMVVESKTGVEFPSVLGDSLGLLGIGLRKKSVLGLKNIDVYAFGVYADDNGVKEFLSEKYGKLSDSEFKENKKFNDDLIENDICVTVRLQIVYGRLSIRSVRSAFEESVGSRLQKFGGSDNKELLQRFTSQFKDEYKIPRGSVIDLSREHGHVLCTRIDGKEVGSIQSKLLCRSILDLYIGQDSFDRQAKEGIEHKLASLLQK